Within Anopheles ziemanni chromosome 2, idAnoZiCoDA_A2_x.2, whole genome shotgun sequence, the genomic segment GGTACATTACCTTTCTAAGCTTGACCTTTTATATGCCATCATAtagcatcaccatcatcataaaCAAAAAGTCAAATCAAAGACACACAATCCGACGTGTGTGTTTTGCGATTTtaggggaaataaaaaagaaatacaagaGGTGAGAAAAGGGTAACGAAAGATTCACTtgctggaggaaaaaaagcggGGTGGAGCTAAGGTTCCAGTTTGGATATCCTTGATAGAACACCCTTGCTGACAGACTAACTCCCACTGATGTCCACCAACCGCAAAAAGTTTTACCTAAGGAACTAAGTTCTACTCTAGAAAAGCTAGGAATAAATATCCGCGTAGTTAAAACATCCACCGGATATATATATCCCCCCGGTCACCTACCCGTGGTTTGTAGAGTGGTTTCGGTGGCATCGTGGATACCTCACTGCAGCTTCCACTGTAGCACTTGGCCAGCTCCTTGACCGATGGCAGCACGTCGATCACGTCCCTTTCGATGATGGAAAACTCGCTTCCGTTCGTCGCACGTGTCGCCGGGAAATCGATGTGCAGCGACGAGTGCATCGTGTGCCCGGGGCTGCTAGTGGCAGGGGTCTTGGTCCCCTCACCGGTGGCCAAATTCGAGCTGCTTCCGGTGAAGCTGAGTTTTCGCTTCGGTGCGAAGAACTTGATCGTTTCCGGGGAGAGAGGTTTGACCGCGAACTGCGCCGGCCGTAGGAAGCCTCGTTCGTCCTGACCACCGATCGGGCTCGAAGGTTTGGCCGTCAGAGAGGGCGCTTGAGCGGGGCTAGGGCATGCTGACGCACGATGCACCGGACTCGGTAGCTGAGGTAGGATCTGTAGGATGGTTTCGGATTGCGCGGGCACCCCGGAACGGAACACCTTCGCTTCACCGGTCGTCAGATCGTAGATGCGCGTCACGTCCGAGTCTTCGCTGTAGGTCAAGCTGTCCAGTTCCGGGCGAGCTCCCGAGGACGAGGTTGGCGAGTTGATGCTCACCTCGGACGACGAGCTGATCAGCGATCCGTGCGGTTCCGGCTCGACGGGTACGAGGAAAGCTTCACGAGCCGCCGTACTGAGGTGGTTCACCTTGGTGCCCCCCTTCTTCAGGATGGGATCGTCCGATGTGACCTGTACTGGGCGGGCGGCAAAGACGTTCTCCGCACCGGGATCACGTGGTTTACCGAAGCTACTCGAACGAGACAGAGAGGTTCCGGAACCGGGTGCCAACTTCAGCTGGTTTGATTCACCATCATCCACGTTGCGGGCGAGAAGCAGTGACTGTAAAAAAGGTGGGAAATTGTTAATGGTTGACAACCTTTCAACTTTTTTATACTATTTAACGATTAATTAATTAGTACACAATAATGGAGCTTGGTCGTTCATTAGTAAGGTAGCATTTGTTCACCATCGCATAGAGAGTATTAATTACGCCGTTAATGGAATTCCACCTCCACGTCCACTACGGAGGAGTTAAAAATGTGTCTATATGCCTTCGTTATGGGTAGCTGCAGGTTCCTTCCACACCTGAAAACCGTATCGAGGAATCTGCTCACTTTTTTCGATTCGAATGTTGCCACTTTTCATCTTGCCATTTCCTTCCGTTGCCGATTCCTTGATACGCGTTTTTCCGCCTTTTCTTAGTTGAGCTTGGATTGGTTAGTTCTTACTCCCGGCTCCCCCGACCACCGAACGGCGGACAACTTGGCGCAGGCAGGGTTCGTttgtgatgttgttggatggCTGTTGCTGAGGTTGGAATGATGCTGCTTGGTGATGCCCGTCATTAGTGTCGGTGTTACGGTGTTTTGTACCATGTGTTCCCTGTGGTTAACTTGTAGCCCGTCGATGAAATGAATGAATCCTTATGTCGCTTAACTAACACTACGATTCCTTCTACGAGTAATGTACCCTCCTGTCCCAACCACATTCTAAATGCATACGGATGGAAAAGGTTGGAGTATATTTCAACAATCACCAACAACAGTTTATGGGGTTGCATGAGGGCCAAAGTTAATGCTTAAGCTGTCGTTAGGTGTGTGCGACAtatatgaataaaaatgttacaacACCACCGGATCAACGAGGATGTGCGAGAGGACATTGGACAAGGACAACGGAACGAAAACTTACCCTCCCCACGCGCCCTCCATTGGGACAACAACGGTGTCGCCAACGGATGTGCGCAATTCGCTCCGCTTCGATCGTGTTTCTTGTGGCGACGGTTTGTGTGTTCCCTGAGCGTCTGAGTTATGTGTTCTGTGTCACGTGTTCTGTTGTCAGTGTCTGCAAGAAGAAACTCCACACCAAGACACAACACTCGACGGGCATCTGCCAAACGCGCGCCAGGCACGCCTAGCACGAACCTCCCCAACATCAggcacaaacgaaacaaacgaaatgaaCAATGGCACGAGGGACAACGCATTCCAATTCCACTCAGAAACGGTTCCTTTGAGGTTAACACACCCATTATGATTTTGCTGCTTATTCGGTGGCTGGAGATGGACCAAATGTTATGGAAATGTTTGCTTTCGTGTATTTGCTGTACGGAATGATTCGGGTCACATGCGTGTCTGTTGTTTTACTATCGGCCTACTGCGGTCTCTTTGAATATGGCTTAAAACTATCCACGTACTCCCGTATGAGTTAAAATAGAATGTAACATTTGCTTAAAGATAAAATCAATGTCTTAAAAACAATCTTATTAAAAGTTTCATCCGGAGGATGATAAACGACCACTATCATCCTgcgaaaacaacaacgaatgtgagttttggttttgttggcaCTGAATAGAACTGCTTAGTAGCCATTGCACAATTGCTTCCTCTCGTGGCCTGCTGCGTCTCGCCGAAAGTTTCGCTCATTTACTCAACGTCGACCGCTGACTATCCGCCCGGCGGATCGCGGGAAAGGTGGAAAACTGTTCGATTCGGTTTTTCACGCTCGCACTGCGCCGTAGCGTGCAGAGGTCGGTGAATACCGTTTCGACCACGGGCCCCGCCAGCACCTGCGTCGGCACGCTGCTgtccgacgacgacggtgctgGCTTACGGGGAGCGGTAAGGTTTCGTTCGGCCCCGGTCCCCCGCCGCGAGGAGGACGCATCGGGACCGGGCGAAGACGTTTGCTCGTCAAAGATGGGATTCAGGACAAAGTGGCGCGTGGTGGCGTGCCGTGCCCGGAAGCTGTCCCGCTTGTAGTCGTTGTGCAGCGTTTCCTGCTCAAACTGGGCGATAATGTGTGCCGGTATGTCGACCGCCGCGGCCGTGTCACTGCCAGCGGCGGACGGTGTTTTCGTCTGGTAGCCCAGATCGACGGACGAGGGGCGCGGATTGATGCCGTGGCCCTGGTGTGTGCCAGCGTCGTGCTGCGGGAGGCTTCGGTTGGAGCGCACGGACGGCGAACGAGCTACCGGGGAGCGGCTCGAGGACGATCCGGTGGCCGACGCGTTATTTAAGAACCTGTCCATGATGTAGGAATCGGTCGGTAGATGATAATAGGTTTGATGACTCACTTTCTCGTCGTCGGTACTGTGCGAtagctgctgcggctgcttcTGTTCCACTCCGAGGGTTTGCTTCAACACACCTCCACCCGCTCGGAGACGCTCCGGATCGTTGATATAATATTCCCGACCGATCCTACAAACAAAAAGGTGGGTAAAGAACGAACTAAAGAACTCAAGCACACAgcgattaaaaaaaacctactttttcttctccgaCAGAGCTCCACCCATCACCGACTGCAGCGAACGATCGTTCTCCGTTCCGGAGTCAACCGGTTCCTTCGGAGAATCCTCATCGTCCAACAGCACAACGGCGGAACCGTTTGGCGCGGCATCCTTTTTGACCAATCGCTCGATCTCGATCATACTGGAGGGACGGCTCTTCTCCGAGAGCCTGCGCTGCAGAGCGTCCGGGGAGTACGGATTGTTGGCGATCGGCTTGGCATTACGCCACTTCAGATGTTCCCGTTCTGCAATGGATCcttgagagagaaaaacagGTTAAAACAATTAAGTCTATCAAATCGAAGCACCTTGCGTCGCGAAAATCTTACCCGGTATCAACGTGTCCGCTTCGTCAAGGGACGGTTGATTCTGTTCGTCCATACCACCGTCCGCCGGCACGGCTTCCGTATGATGCCCATTGCTTTCCACTGTCGGCTGCTGTTCCGCTGTCTTTTGTGCTGGAATGATCGAAGAGTCAGCGACGATCGAGGTTTGCGGTGGTGCGTCCGCCAACGACAGTGGGACGTCGAGCGACAGTTCGCTCACAAAACGGGTGTTATTCGAGGGGTTAGTGTCAATGTCGATGGTGCTGGTGCTAATGCAAATAGGTGTCGATACTTGATCCGTGATGTTAGTTGACATGCAATTGTTAATGGTGGTTGTGGTCGAGGCGGtcacgatggtggtggtggtggtgtgtggcGATGAGAGGGATGGAAGGTCGCTGTCGCTAAATGGCATGCTGGTGTCGTCGATCTTCGACTCCGAACGGGACTCGATCGACGCCAGCATCGTCTCCTCGGTGCTAGTTGATGGCAGGGGGAAGGACTCAGTCGCTTCATCGGCACTCGAGGGAACTTCCATCTGCGAGGGAGGATCCTCGATGGAAGGTGTACAGTGTACTGTCACGCTGTGATGGGATGGTTCCGGCGAAGACACCGTGAAAGCCTCCGATGATCGTTCCTCCATCTCTACGGAAGTATCGGAAATGATCTGCACTTGCTCGTCCATGGCGAGGGCTTCCTCAACGTACTCAATATTCTTCAAACTCTCACTGTACTCGGCCATTCTTAGGCTTCCTATCTCAATGGGGCTCGGAAAGGGTTCTTCAAGTTCCAGTAAAGGATATTCGCGGATTGGATGATCTTTGCATGGACTTACTTCCGACACCGTAGGATCTTCCAAGGCCCGTTGCAACTCTTCTCCGAAGGCGTCGAGTGCTTCCAGCGCTTCCGGTGGTTCTACCATTTCCCATTGATCCAATTCCTCCTCAACTGGCTTTACATCCAGCCCCTCCTCGGCTGATGGTCGATTGAGAATGCCTTTAAGTTCCTCACAGTACGCCCGCATCTGTTCCGTTACGGCCACAATTCCAGGATTACGTTCCGGACTCGGTATATTGTTGTCGAACGTTACCAGATCAGCGTGGAGTGTGATTTGTGATGGTTTATCTGTATCTCCCTCCTCGTCCTGAAACGGATTACGGTTCGGTGTTTCGACGACGTTGGGTGCGTTAAGAGTTTTTAGTTGCTCGGAAAACTCTCGCTGCTCCTGATCACGCACGTAAACCGCTGCCGGGGGTGTCTCCCGTATCTGCAGCAAATCGGGCGATGATTGTGCCGTCACGATGGGACGCTGTTCCTGTTCTTCTGCATTATCGGACTCGCTCTGTTCTACAATGGAACTAAACTCCTCGTCGCATCGTTGGAGGCTGTTTGAATCGTGCGGCATATCGGACATACTAAACGGGCCGAGCTCCTCGAAGGACTCGACTAGCATGAGACTGTTGTTGGTCGCCTCGGATACCGTCCTATACTCACTATCATCCTGGATACTATCCATTGGGGAAAGGACAGCGTCGGGTGTTGCCTGAATCGGTTCAATCAGCTCTTCAGCAGACTCTGATATCCCGTCCAAGGAAACATTGACAATGGAAGCATTACCAGAGTTTAAAACTTCAGCTGAGATGGAATCCAGTGGTTCCTGGAAATCTTCAGAAAGCACCAAAGAAGACACAATCTTTTGTTGTGGTTGCTCATTTAGGGTGTTATCTTCCACTGACACGTTCTGCGAAGGTTCCACAGAAGTTGGATCGATCGGTGGCTGGTTTTCTTCCACACGCACAGGGGAAGACACAGACCTTTCAGCCAGGGCAGCTTCATCAACCAGTTGGTCCACTTCAGGGGTAGATAGTTCTTCGATAATAGAACCAGtaactgtttctttttcgacaTCTTTAGTCGCTAGAACCTCCATCGAGCCTTGTTCAACCGATACCGGATCTCCTTCTGAATGTGTTTGGGTAGATACAGGCTCCTCTACCAATTGCTCAAGGGAATCATCGGTTAAGACAACATCCCCAGTTGTTGCATCCATCACCGAGCTCGGTTCAATTGGCTCCTGATCGTCATTAGATTGTTTTGCGAAAGGTATAATGTCTTTGGCTTGATCATCAAGGTAAGGATCGGTTGAGATAACATCTTCGATCTTTGCCTGGACCTCTGATATCGACGCATCCGGTTGCTGATTAGCTTCTTCTTGTTTCGCTACACACTTTTCAGTCGGGCCAGCTTCATCAACCGGGAGGACCTCTTCGGACAACTTGCCCTTTTCACCGTCCTCCAACTGAACCGTCGCTGAAAGCTCCTCCGAAATCGTAGTCAGCGGGGAACTGTTTTGATCGAACGATTCCTCCATCGGTGTAACCCCGAACGGTGGATCGGAATCTTCCGGATCCATCAGCATCGGCGGTGGAAGCTCCTCCGAAATGGCACCCAACGGTGAACTGCTTGCCATCCGATCGAAAACATCGGTGATCGTCATCATGATCGGATGGGGTGATAGGACCTGCTGCACCGGAGACCCCGGCGGTGACAGAGaatccagcagcaacagtggtGGCACTTCCGTTTTCAAACGCTCAGATTGGTTAGTGTTCTCTCCAGCGAGGGCATTATTAGTAAGATTAGTTTCTCTAGCACCACTACCGTTTTCTACACTACTCGACGGGAGGCCCACTGGCCGTCCGGTCGCTACGGTTTCTACTACACTGTCTGCTACGGGATTTGATGGATAAATATTCGAATGCGTATGGTGTTGTTGAgcttgttgttggtggttggcgGCTGAAGAAAACATGGTTAAGGGAGAGGATTCCGGTGTGAGACAGGCTACGGTTAGTATAGTGTACGCTCCCATACCAAAGGTGTGCGGAAAGG encodes:
- the LOC131282403 gene encoding uncharacterized protein LOC131282403, which gives rise to MLPTDLFLGSPGLPGSTMKLTPGVGMTLLIGVAGSIFLVAQSHRLLRSKLSQRRRSSRKPDVAECYMCNANVELESTDSFATCRGCERLVCRGENCCQWVESIGIWECTGCQSNRVIQQKAGEWLLNQLTARLQQPGPVELRDGNLLGLGLDADDARSTSSSTVSANQRIKVREFIEELLSAMLHGPLDDVSVGQLMKHESYIRLFRKFHTRLSRCLYNLELSIHHSLMSDLPLWEGQQQHHSPSDQHFELKRLIQKILEEIAKLPELLNHSGLPLRPEEHLPYFDPKKYEQLVATAVLNKVVDDYRNPKNFPSAGDVAAKPYYVAGGGGGGGGPVDVNHNQLTEGGSHPKGALNAEALRQMSVTADEILAHEAAAASYSASGDRRLSDTDESYLSDYIQRHKVPLPDLSDTTTGSGSGAEDDDLQSLKSNATDGTWEENWLFRKRQLKTTESSIAMLVPSPTEEVKALIGDKNADEISDLSEAGSDCEGYESDSNVAPEVIKSEASPLTAGSSSKDETSEGLSSSSKPQDSLEEENFPADSLVSISSLPANEEALSEAKNSQLLGEQDRSAGTILEDLISIGPVVEKVETTNPTLTNPFLNDPFEVNNGVITDDVKLLQRTEASDNRSSEPSTNGHGDRKEIPIDRVPPLLLLDSLSPPGSPVQQVLSPHPIMMTITDVFDRMASSSPLGAISEELPPPMLMDPEDSDPPFGVTPMEESFDQNSSPLTTISEELSATVQLEDGEKGKLSEEATPDAVLSPMDSIQDDSEYRTVSEATNNSLMLVESFEELGPFSMSDMPHDSNSLQRCDEEFSSIVEQSESDNAEEQEQRPIVTAQSSPDLLQIRETPPAAVYVRDQEQREFSEQLKTLNAPNVVETPNRNPFQDEEGDTDKPSQITLHADLVTFDNNIPSPERNPGIVAVTEQMRAYCEELKGILNRPSAEEGLDVKPVEEELDQWEMVEPPEALEALDAFGEELQRALEDPTVSEVSPCKDHPIREYPLLELEEPFPSPIEIGSLRMAEYSESLKNIEYVEEALAMDEQVQIISDTSVEMEERSSEAFTVSSPEPSHHSVTVHCTPSIEDPPSQMEVPSSADEATESFPLPSTSTEETMLASIESRSESKIDDTSMPFSDSDLPSLSSPHTTTTTIVTASTTTTINNCMSTNITDQVSTPICISTSTIDIDTNPSNNTRFVSELSLDVPLSLADAPPQTSIVADSSIIPAQKTAEQQPTVESNGHHTEAVPADGGMDEQNQPSLDEADTLIPGSIAEREHLKWRNAKPIANNPYSPDALQRRLSEKSRPSSMIEIERLVKKDAAPNGSAVVLLDDEDSPKEPVDSGTENDRSLQSVMGGALSEKKKIGREYYINDPERLRAGGGVLKQTLGVEQKQPQQLSHSTDDEKSLLLARNVDDGESNQLKLAPGSGTSLSRSSSFGKPRDPGAENVFAARPVQVTSDDPILKKGGTKVNHLSTAAREAFLVPVEPEPHGSLISSSSEVSINSPTSSSGARPELDSLTYSEDSDVTRIYDLTTGEAKVFRSGVPAQSETILQILPQLPSPVHRASACPSPAQAPSLTAKPSSPIGGQDERGFLRPAQFAVKPLSPETIKFFAPKRKLSFTGSSSNLATGEGTKTPATSSPGHTMHSSLHIDFPATRATNGSEFSIIERDVIDVLPSVKELAKCYSGSCSEVSTMPPKPLYKPRVKLRKDFLRQSSDVLNEDGSSGAMPDAGTKGQRQYSSTSSIAVRDEIREIRKINLEAYRQQSTFYPMAPGHSITARSLSKQIREHKTNVTDDHKVGQHEELPGSNGGNGGGGGEGDGVGSGIDGGHASPERPSSPVFLPGHLKTSIEFFESLRNKP